A single region of the Sorghum bicolor cultivar BTx623 chromosome 7, Sorghum_bicolor_NCBIv3, whole genome shotgun sequence genome encodes:
- the LOC110437292 gene encoding uncharacterized protein LOC110437292, with translation MHYDVRVQTVINYYATRLGQRKTKAEAREIDLTREQYMDEEMRAWWCANCPDAWEAMVDKWLDPVFREAHRAGQERRRRMPGVAHHQGNRSLSGYAQAWSAAHGGQPCSLFAAYGMSHKGPRG, from the exons ATGCACTACGACGTGCGCGTCCAGACCGTCATCAACTACTATGCGACgaggcttggacagaggaagaccAAGGCGGAGGCAAGGGAAATAGATTTGACCCGTGAGCAGTACATGGATGAAGAG ATGAGGGCCTGGTGGTGCGCTAACTGTCCTGACGCCTGGGAGGCGATGGTGGACAAGTGGCTGGACCCCGTGTTTCGTGAGGCGCACAGGGCGGGCCAGGAAAGGCGTCGACGTATGCCTGGTGTAGCACACCATCAGGGGAACCGCAGCCTCTCTGGATACGCACAAGCATGG TCGGCGGCACACGGGGGACAGCCTTGCTCCTTGTTCGCCGCGTATGGCATGTCCCACAAGGGCCCG CGTGGATGA